TAACCTTTGGACATACAACTTTGAAGCCCGTAAAGCACGAGAAGCTACGGAGAAAGACGACTGGTACAATTTCATTCAAAGGCGATTATCCCATACACGATATAACGCCATAATACACTCATGTAATTCTGCCTGAAGGTCATTCTGCCCGAATCTAATTACTTCTTTTCTGAAGTCTTTTATCGTTAGAAATAGAGCATCAGAACGCAGCTAAGTATCGAAGTTTATCGAGTATTTTCTTTTCGTTAGGCAGAGCGGCTTCTTCCAGAATAGGGTTGTATGGCACAGGGATATCCAAGCCACCGATGCGCATGATGGGTGCATCAAGATACATGAAGCCGTGCTCGGCAATAAATGCAGCAATCTCAGCTCCAAAGCCTTGCGTCAAGGTATCTTCGTGCGCCACAAGCACTTTGCCTGTTTTCTTGACCGTGCGCATAATTGCATCCTTATCGTACGGAATGATTGTGCGCAAATCTATGACTTCTACGCTGATGTCTTCTTGCTCGAGTTTCTTTGCTGCATTGAGCGCTTGTTGCACCAATGCACCGTAGGTAATGACAGAAATATGCTCACCTTCACGCACAACCTTCGCTTTTCCAAACGGCAAGAAGTAATGCTCATCTGGTTCAGGCGACTTTGCAAAGCCTTGCCGATACAGAAACTTATGCTCTAAGAACAGTACGGGGTCGTCCATTCGGCAGGCAGTCTTGAGCAAGCCTTTGGCATCTGCCGCATTTGAAGGAAAAGCAATTTTTATACCTACGCAATGCGCAAAAATGCCTTCAATGTTTTGCGAATGATAGTGTGCCCCGTGAATGTAACCGCCGACAGGCACACGAATGACCACAGGGCATTTCCATTTACCTGCGGAGCGATAGCGCATCATGCCAAGCTCATTTCGAATCTGCATCATTGCAGGAAAGATGTAGTCGCCGAACTGAATTTCTACAACCGGTTTGTAGCCCATTACGGCTAAACCAATTGCTGTACCTACAATTGAGCTTTCTGCCAGCGGTGAATTAAAGCAGCGATCTTTACCATGCTTTGCCGTTAGTCCACGCGTGGCTGTAAAAACACCTCCCTTGCTGCCTGCTACGTCTTCACCATAGACCAGCATTTTGGGGTTATGCATCATCTCTTCATCGAGCGCTTTGTTAATCGCATCCACCATTACAATCGGGGCGCCGCTGGGCACTGTGGCTTCAAATTCTACTGGTACAGGCTCGCTGCTGAAAATGTGCTTTTCGACATCTTCTGGCTTTGGGTCGGGGCGTGATTCTGCCCATGTTGCCGCTTCATCAATCTGACGCTTGATTTCCGTCTGAATCCCCTCGAGCTCTTCTGGCGTTACCACACCCTCCTCTAA
This region of [Chlorobium] sp. 445 genomic DNA includes:
- a CDS encoding tungsten formylmethanofuran dehydrogenase — protein: MIESKAARKKSADKTPSSKTKKKRSASSELSKEQLLRYYKLMFTARSIDDKLLKMLKQGKASFHIGTSGHEAAQIAVAAHLKTASDWSYPYYRNLAYCLTMGMTIEDAMLEFLAKEESPSTAGRQMYGHFGNDKLRIVSQSSPTGTQYLQAVGTAMGCKRQNKAEGRSEIVYVSSGEGTTSQGDFHEAINWAAREKLPVLFLIEDNGYAISVPISEQTAGQSVYKLTAGYEGLIRYDVDGTDFFEVYDVAKEAVERCRNGEGAVLINAKVVRLLPHSSSDDHSKYRTEEELAEERKKDCLLKYEQYLLEEGVVTPEELEGIQTEIKRQIDEAATWAESRPDPKPEDVEKHIFSSEPVPVEFEATVPSGAPIVMVDAINKALDEEMMHNPKMLVYGEDVAGSKGGVFTATRGLTAKHGKDRCFNSPLAESSIVGTAIGLAVMGYKPVVEIQFGDYIFPAMMQIRNELGMMRYRSAGKWKCPVVIRVPVGGYIHGAHYHSQNIEGIFAHCVGIKIAFPSNAADAKGLLKTACRMDDPVLFLEHKFLYRQGFAKSPEPDEHYFLPFGKAKVVREGEHISVITYGALVQQALNAAKKLEQEDISVEVIDLRTIIPYDKDAIMRTVKKTGKVLVAHEDTLTQGFGAEIAAFIAEHGFMYLDAPIMRIGGLDIPVPYNPILEEAALPNEKKILDKLRYLAAF